Proteins from one Nitratidesulfovibrio sp. SRB-5 genomic window:
- the rplT gene encoding 50S ribosomal protein L20, giving the protein MRVKRGLASHRRHKKYLDAAKGFRGGRSKLYRTAREAVERSWMYAFRDRKVKKREFRKLWILRINAGARMHGLSYSKFMHGLTLAGISLNRKVLADLAVREKEDFAKLAQLAASKLN; this is encoded by the coding sequence ATGCGCGTGAAGAGAGGTCTCGCCTCCCACAGGCGTCACAAGAAGTATCTGGACGCGGCCAAGGGTTTCCGTGGCGGCCGCAGCAAGCTGTACCGCACCGCCCGCGAGGCCGTGGAACGTTCGTGGATGTACGCGTTCCGCGACCGCAAGGTGAAGAAGCGCGAATTCCGCAAGCTGTGGATCCTGCGCATCAACGCCGGCGCCCGCATGCACGGCCTGTCGTACAGCAAGTTCATGCACGGCCTCACCCTTGCCGGCATCTCCCTGAACCGCAAGGTGCTTGCCGACCTTGCCGTGCGCGAGAAGGAAGATTTCGCGAAGCTGGCGCAACTCGCCGCCTCGAAACTCAACTAA
- the rpmI gene encoding 50S ribosomal protein L35, protein MPKIKTRRSAAKRFSVTGSGKFKRRKQNLRHILTKKNAKRRMRLGQSATVDSTNEKAVRRMMPYA, encoded by the coding sequence ATGCCCAAGATCAAGACCCGGCGTTCCGCCGCCAAGCGCTTCTCCGTGACCGGCAGCGGCAAGTTCAAGCGCCGCAAGCAGAACCTGCGCCACATCCTCACGAAGAAGAACGCCAAGCGCCGCATGCGCCTCGGCCAGTCCGCCACGGTGGACAGCACCAATGAGAAGGCTGTGCGCCGGATGATGCCCTACGCCTAA